The following proteins are encoded in a genomic region of Streptococcus cristatus AS 1.3089:
- a CDS encoding metallophosphoesterase family protein: protein MKRRIALLSDVHGNATALEAVLADAESQAVTDYWFLGDLLMPGTGRRNILDKLERLPISLQVRGNWEDSLWHALHQKLDLTRPSHLYLTKLCHFVLEEILPEEIDRMRELPLQVLTEVAGLKIAVSHHLPDKNWGRELIHIGNQSDFDRLFEGNEAVIAIYGHIHQQFLRYGTGGQLIINPGSIGQPFFLDATLRQDLRAQYAILEIDETGLKDVDMRRVAYDVEHELARARELQLPYYEIYEESLVNGIHHTHNHDLLREISEREGYFEDVQDFIRNLD, encoded by the coding sequence ATGAAAAGAAGAATTGCTTTATTGTCAGATGTGCATGGGAATGCGACGGCGCTAGAGGCTGTCCTAGCTGATGCAGAAAGTCAGGCTGTGACAGACTATTGGTTTTTAGGTGACTTGCTCATGCCGGGAACGGGTCGGCGAAATATTTTGGATAAACTGGAGCGGCTACCGATTAGTCTACAAGTACGTGGGAATTGGGAAGATAGCCTCTGGCATGCCCTGCATCAAAAATTGGATTTGACGCGACCGAGCCACCTTTATTTAACCAAGCTCTGCCATTTTGTTTTGGAGGAAATCCTTCCAGAAGAAATTGACCGTATGCGCGAGCTTCCCCTGCAAGTCCTGACAGAAGTAGCAGGTCTCAAGATTGCGGTCAGTCATCACTTGCCAGATAAGAACTGGGGACGGGAGCTGATTCATATTGGTAATCAGAGCGATTTTGACCGACTTTTTGAAGGCAATGAAGCGGTTATTGCTATCTATGGTCATATTCACCAGCAGTTTCTCCGCTATGGAACAGGTGGTCAGCTGATTATCAATCCAGGCTCCATCGGCCAACCTTTCTTTTTAGATGCGACTCTGCGCCAAGATTTGAGGGCTCAATATGCCATTTTAGAGATAGATGAGACAGGGCTGAAAGATGTCGATATGCGTCGCGTGGCTTATGATGTAGAGCATGAGCTGGCTAGGGCGCGTGAGCTCCAGTTACCTTACTACGAAATTTATGAGGAAAGCCTCGTGAATGGCATCCACCATACTCATAACCATGACCTACTGCGAGAAATCAGTGAGCGGGAGGGCTATTTTGAGGATGTTCAGGACTTTATTCGCAATCTAGATTAA
- a CDS encoding FtsX-like permease family protein gives MKRKIYWKDILRSFTSSKGRFLSILILMMLGSLALVGLKVAPPNMRRTATDYLKEQRTMDLAVMADYGLDAADQKELETIKGADVEFGYLTDVTVGEEALRVFSDTKDISNFQVTSGRLPQNEQEIALASFWSKKYKLGQEIDLTEKAGRPSVLKNKTYKIVGFVNSAELWSDRSLGNANSGSGNLDAYAVLAPEAFSSNVYSIARLRYQDLADLGSFARIYQDKLAAHQEQLNEDLKDNGAARLKSLQANAIASIQAGAEKIKNAEADIAQGQKQLEQVQAKLEEQEKKLNQAATSGLLAEESLASSRSELEQGKTQLAQKKKDLEQATAELKNRKVELQQAREDLASLTEPAYHSYTRKSLPGSQGYLMYSNATNSIAAVANIFPVVLYLVAAMVTFTTMTRFVDEERTNAGVFKALGYHSRDIIRKFTIYGLVAGSLGTLVGIFLGHYFFSGIISRIITQGMVVGQSRLYFYPFYSLLALGLAFLSSVLPAYLVARRELTEEAAHLLLPKPPVKGATILLERFPFIWKRLSFTHKVTARNIFRYKQRMLMTIFGVAGSVALLFAGLGIRSSISGVPHRQFEQILSYDLIISEKSQADRIAKLQLEKKLKDPAISDYQSIFSQSFEEVYQGSKNKETVTLMVTDKADFSPFIRLESQENQEKLTLAKGAVISAKLAKIAGVSVGDQLELDGKKIPVAAINENYVGHFVFMSQADYESVFGQKASNNAYIVKLKNRSEKATLSQARDFMKLSAVRGVSQNTSMVEQFNTLATSLNSTMLVLVIVSILLAIVILYNLTNINVAERIRELSTIKVLGFHSKEVTLYIYRETILLSLMGIGTGLLAGFYLHRFLIQMIAPNFIAFNPQVGWEVYLLPILAVSFILTLLGFFVNYQLKRLDMLEALKSVD, from the coding sequence ATGAAGAGAAAGATTTATTGGAAAGATATTCTGCGCTCCTTCACTAGCTCTAAAGGACGTTTCCTATCTATTTTAATCCTCATGATGCTGGGCTCTTTAGCTCTCGTGGGACTTAAGGTCGCTCCACCCAATATGCGCAGAACAGCAACAGATTACTTGAAAGAGCAACGAACCATGGACTTGGCTGTTATGGCGGACTATGGTTTGGATGCAGCGGATCAGAAAGAGCTGGAAACTATTAAGGGAGCTGATGTCGAGTTTGGCTATCTGACAGATGTCACCGTAGGCGAAGAGGCTCTCCGAGTATTCTCAGATACCAAGGATATTTCAAACTTTCAAGTGACCTCAGGCCGTCTTCCTCAGAATGAGCAAGAAATTGCCCTAGCTAGTTTTTGGTCTAAGAAATATAAGCTTGGTCAGGAGATTGATCTGACCGAGAAGGCAGGCCGGCCGTCAGTTCTGAAAAATAAGACTTATAAGATTGTGGGTTTTGTCAACTCGGCAGAGCTCTGGTCTGATAGAAGCCTAGGCAATGCTAATAGTGGTAGTGGCAATCTGGATGCCTATGCCGTCCTTGCGCCAGAGGCCTTTTCGTCAAATGTCTATAGTATCGCTCGATTGCGCTATCAAGATTTGGCAGATTTGGGTTCTTTTGCAAGGATTTATCAGGACAAGCTAGCGGCTCATCAAGAGCAATTAAATGAAGACCTCAAGGATAATGGCGCAGCGCGTCTAAAAAGCTTACAGGCAAATGCGATTGCTTCCATCCAAGCGGGAGCAGAAAAGATTAAGAATGCAGAAGCCGATATAGCTCAAGGGCAGAAGCAGCTAGAGCAGGTTCAAGCTAAACTAGAGGAGCAGGAAAAGAAACTCAATCAAGCGGCAACCAGCGGCTTACTAGCTGAAGAAAGTCTAGCCAGCAGTCGGTCTGAATTGGAACAAGGAAAGACCCAGCTGGCTCAGAAGAAAAAGGACTTAGAGCAGGCGACGGCAGAACTAAAAAATCGGAAAGTAGAATTGCAACAAGCTCGGGAAGACTTAGCAAGTTTGACGGAGCCAGCTTATCATAGTTATACGAGGAAGAGTTTGCCAGGTAGCCAAGGTTATCTCATGTATAGCAATGCCACCAATAGTATTGCTGCAGTGGCCAATATCTTCCCAGTGGTTCTTTATCTAGTGGCTGCGATGGTGACCTTTACAACCATGACCCGTTTTGTGGATGAAGAGCGAACGAATGCAGGTGTTTTCAAAGCCTTAGGCTATCACAGTCGAGACATTATTCGCAAATTTACTATCTATGGCTTGGTGGCTGGTAGTTTGGGTACGCTCGTGGGAATCTTTCTAGGGCACTATTTTTTCTCGGGGATTATTTCTCGAATCATCACGCAGGGCATGGTAGTAGGCCAGAGCAGGCTTTACTTTTATCCATTTTACAGTCTTTTGGCTCTGGGCTTAGCTTTTTTATCTAGCGTTTTACCGGCTTATCTGGTTGCTCGCCGAGAGTTGACTGAGGAAGCTGCCCATCTCTTATTACCTAAACCACCAGTTAAGGGCGCGACTATTCTTTTAGAGAGGTTTCCTTTTATCTGGAAAAGACTTAGCTTTACCCATAAGGTGACGGCTCGCAATATTTTTCGTTATAAGCAGCGGATGCTGATGACAATTTTTGGCGTGGCTGGCTCGGTGGCTCTGCTCTTTGCTGGTCTAGGGATTCGGTCTTCTATCAGCGGGGTGCCGCATCGCCAGTTTGAGCAGATTTTGAGCTATGATTTGATCATCTCAGAAAAGAGTCAGGCTGACCGAATTGCTAAATTACAGCTGGAAAAGAAGCTAAAAGACCCAGCTATTTCAGACTATCAGAGTATCTTTAGCCAGAGCTTCGAGGAAGTCTATCAAGGGAGCAAAAACAAAGAAACTGTGACACTGATGGTGACAGATAAGGCAGACTTTAGTCCCTTTATCAGACTGGAAAGTCAAGAAAATCAGGAAAAATTGACCTTGGCTAAAGGAGCCGTTATTTCAGCCAAGCTGGCTAAGATAGCCGGTGTCTCCGTTGGAGATCAGTTAGAACTGGATGGCAAAAAAATTCCCGTCGCAGCAATCAATGAAAACTACGTGGGACATTTTGTTTTTATGTCGCAGGCAGACTATGAGTCCGTCTTTGGTCAGAAAGCTAGCAACAATGCCTATATCGTCAAGCTCAAAAATCGCTCCGAAAAGGCGACCTTGTCTCAGGCACGAGACTTTATGAAGCTCTCAGCTGTCAGAGGCGTTTCTCAAAATACCAGTATGGTCGAGCAATTTAACACACTAGCAACTTCACTGAATTCTACCATGTTGGTTCTGGTGATTGTCTCGATTTTGCTAGCTATCGTCATCCTCTATAATCTGACCAATATCAATGTCGCAGAGCGGATACGGGAGCTATCGACCATCAAGGTACTAGGCTTCCATAGTAAGGAAGTCACGCTCTATATCTATCGGGAGACCATCTTGCTGTCACTCATGGGTATTGGCACAGGGCTCTTGGCTGGTTTTTATCTCCATCGATTTTTGATTCAGATGATTGCGCCAAACTTCATCGCCTTTAATCCGCAAGTCGGCTGGGAAGTTTATCTCCTGCCTATTCTAGCGGTCAGTTTCATTCTGACTTTATTGGGCTTCTTTGTCAATTATCAGCTGAAACGGCTAGATATGCTAGAAGCGCTCAAGTCAGTGGATTAA
- a CDS encoding ABC transporter ATP-binding protein, whose product MAYIEMKHSFKRYQMGDTEIIANRNVSFEIEKGELVVILGASGAGKSTVLNILGGMDTNDEGEVLIDGQNIAAYNAHQLTEYRRNDVGFVFQFYNLVPNLTAKENVELASEIVKDAQDPVAALTAVGLEKRLNNFPAQLSGGEQQRVSIARAVAKNPKILLCDEPTGALDYNTGKQVLQILQDMSRNQGATVIIVTHNAALAPIADRVIRMHDAKVKSVTVNESPQDISTLEY is encoded by the coding sequence ATGGCTTATATTGAAATGAAACATAGTTTTAAACGTTATCAGATGGGGGATACGGAAATAATCGCCAATCGGAATGTCTCTTTTGAGATCGAAAAGGGAGAGCTGGTTGTTATTCTTGGAGCTTCTGGAGCAGGCAAGTCAACGGTTCTCAATATTCTCGGTGGTATGGATACCAATGATGAGGGGGAAGTCTTGATTGATGGACAGAATATCGCGGCCTATAATGCTCATCAATTGACCGAGTATCGCCGTAATGACGTGGGCTTTGTCTTTCAGTTTTACAATCTGGTGCCTAACCTGACAGCAAAGGAAAATGTGGAGCTGGCCTCAGAAATCGTCAAGGATGCTCAGGATCCAGTGGCTGCCCTGACTGCGGTTGGTCTGGAAAAGCGTCTCAATAATTTCCCAGCTCAGCTGTCAGGTGGAGAACAGCAACGTGTGTCCATTGCTCGGGCGGTGGCCAAAAATCCAAAGATTCTGCTCTGCGATGAACCAACGGGAGCTTTGGACTACAATACCGGTAAGCAAGTGCTGCAAATCTTACAGGACATGTCCCGCAATCAAGGAGCGACTGTCATTATCGTGACCCACAATGCTGCCTTAGCTCCCATTGCTGACCGGGTCATCCGTATGCACGATGCGAAAGTCAAAAGTGTTACGGTGAATGAATCGCCTCAAGACATAAGTACATTGGAGTATTAA
- a CDS encoding TetR/AcrR family transcriptional regulator has translation MAQKRKTRTKEDIKEALIQLLSEDKFEHISISKLCKRAGINRGTFYLHYQDKYQMVDSLKSEIISQLSSYSLFEAENEYPQKLMIAKFHILRANERLINALTRSHYIDFREAIREYITTIILSDKQETATQRFLEENFHIPQKYALEIFLSSVEGIISLWIAGGAQEEPEEITDIILATFNYDYWR, from the coding sequence ATGGCCCAGAAACGAAAAACTAGAACCAAAGAAGACATCAAAGAGGCCCTCATCCAACTACTTTCTGAGGATAAATTTGAGCATATCTCCATCAGCAAACTCTGTAAGCGGGCAGGGATTAATCGCGGCACCTTCTACCTCCACTACCAAGATAAGTATCAGATGGTTGATAGTCTCAAAAGCGAAATTATTTCCCAACTTTCTAGTTATAGCTTGTTTGAAGCGGAGAACGAATATCCCCAAAAGTTAATGATAGCAAAATTTCATATACTGCGTGCTAATGAGCGTCTTATCAACGCCCTGACCAGAAGCCATTATATTGACTTTCGAGAGGCTATTCGGGAGTACATAACCACTATCATTCTGAGTGACAAGCAAGAGACTGCTACCCAGCGTTTTTTAGAGGAGAACTTTCACATCCCTCAGAAATATGCCTTGGAAATCTTCCTATCCAGTGTTGAGGGGATTATTTCTCTTTGGATAGCCGGTGGTGCTCAAGAAGAACCCGAAGAAATCACGGACATAATCTTGGCTACTTTCAACTACGACTACTGGAGATAA
- a CDS encoding peptidase U32 family protein encodes MKKIIITATAESIEQVQALLEAGVDRIYVGEKKYGLRLPHNFTYDELNRISQMVHQAGKEMTVAVNALMHQDMMDQIKPYLDFLQEIEVDYITVGDAGVFYVLQRDGYKLKTIYDASTMVTSSRQINFWGKNAGVSEAVLAREIPSAELFKMPEILEIPAEVLVYGASVIHHSKRPLLQNYYNFTHIDDEKSRERDLFLAEPSDPQSHYSIFEDDHGTHIFANNDLDLMTKLTELVDHGFTHWKLEGLYTPGQNFVEIAKLFVQARDLIEKGEFSHDQAFLLDELLHKLHPKNRFLDTGFYDYDPDMVK; translated from the coding sequence ATGAAAAAGATAATCATTACAGCGACAGCTGAAAGTATAGAACAAGTTCAAGCTTTATTGGAAGCTGGTGTGGATCGTATTTATGTCGGTGAGAAAAAATACGGCCTTCGATTGCCACATAATTTCACTTATGACGAATTAAATCGTATTTCTCAAATGGTTCATCAGGCAGGAAAAGAAATGACCGTTGCTGTCAATGCTTTGATGCATCAGGACATGATGGATCAGATCAAGCCTTATTTGGATTTTCTTCAGGAGATTGAGGTAGATTATATCACCGTCGGTGATGCAGGTGTATTCTACGTTTTGCAGCGGGATGGCTATAAGCTGAAAACGATTTATGATGCTTCGACCATGGTTACCAGCAGTCGCCAGATTAATTTTTGGGGCAAGAATGCTGGTGTATCGGAAGCTGTTTTGGCGCGGGAAATTCCATCGGCAGAACTCTTTAAAATGCCGGAAATCCTTGAAATTCCAGCCGAAGTCCTAGTTTATGGTGCGAGCGTTATCCACCACTCTAAACGTCCGCTTTTGCAAAATTACTATAACTTTACACACATTGATGATGAAAAATCAAGAGAGAGAGACCTCTTTCTTGCTGAGCCGAGTGACCCTCAGAGCCATTATTCGATTTTTGAGGACGACCACGGGACGCATATTTTCGCCAATAATGACTTAGACCTGATGACTAAGCTGACAGAATTGGTTGACCACGGCTTTACGCATTGGAAGTTGGAAGGGCTCTACACTCCTGGTCAGAATTTTGTTGAGATTGCTAAGCTTTTTGTTCAGGCGAGGGACTTGATTGAAAAAGGTGAATTTAGTCATGACCAAGCTTTCTTGTTAGATGAGTTGCTTCACAAACTGCATCCGAAGAATCGTTTCCTCGATACAGGATTTTATGATTACGATCCAGACATGGTGAAATAG
- a CDS encoding DUF3270 family protein: MAVRDFKQFESAPLHDSTEQTKEVSYQEYLPQAESASQLRELLFFINIALFCILTVFFSFIFLSAKISTFLSFTLAVVLSLMVIQGYRTVRRKRHR; the protein is encoded by the coding sequence ATGGCAGTAAGAGATTTTAAACAGTTTGAGTCAGCGCCCCTGCATGATTCGACAGAGCAAACCAAGGAAGTATCCTATCAAGAATACCTGCCTCAAGCAGAATCAGCATCGCAATTACGTGAGCTACTTTTCTTTATAAATATCGCTTTATTCTGTATTTTGACAGTCTTTTTTAGCTTTATCTTCTTATCTGCAAAAATAAGTACCTTCCTATCTTTTACACTTGCTGTAGTCCTGAGTCTAATGGTTATTCAAGGCTACCGTACTGTTCGGAGAAAGAGACACCGTTAA